A region from the Plutella xylostella chromosome 6, ilPluXylo3.1, whole genome shotgun sequence genome encodes:
- the LOC105384570 gene encoding uncharacterized protein LOC105384570 yields MAGRPYYGFGGPPPPPPGSYPVPPPGQGYPHPPAYGYPPVAFYPVHPAYFYPPYQPPTNIEHGPTIVDDTAPMVPELPGETVELPYSTYRWVPGCISQCSIPPGALRVGSDADGAEIYAGRCHHEGDIIPAKVIPSKNACYISYGGEEVFKDQFELLVPAMFSWQFSTNGAVPPGAVVAGTTADGETLYYGRVTHDGCTTPGKIHPSHETCYYPFDGEERSSSEYEVLVLMSYNWVSFNVRTGRLPSGALRAGKDADGSEIYAGRATHEGDCLPAKVIPCKSAAYVCYSGEEIVKEDVEVLVPCKFTWEPSSGGVVPAQAIPAGATVAGETLYLGRTTHDDGVVTVGKVHPSHGCLYYPYDGQERRAEDESLMHNFISIGILKSLPKYFILSIVITLSESKLGAAQIIVLTTLSVELKSLSKMAAAYGWVPFNVYSRVAFPQGAVSAGVDADGSEIYVGRAQHEGDLLTAKVIPAKSAAYVSFNGAEVFKDDVELLVAGMLSWQPCDNGAVPQGAISAGTTADGETLYVGRVLHDGCITPGKVHQSHGCVYYPFNGEEMSSKEYEVLVYT; encoded by the exons ATGGCAG GACGTCCCTATTACGGTTTCGGTGGgcctccaccgccgccgccgggctcCTACCCCGTGCCTCCTCCCGGCCAGGGCTATCCCCATCCCCCCGCTTATGGGTACCCCCCCGTAGCCTTCTACCCTGTGCACCCCGCCTACTTCTACCCCCCCTACCAACCCCCAACCAACATAGAGCACGGCCCCACTATCGTCGATGACACTGCACCCATGGTGCCCGAGTTGCCTGGTGAAACTGTAGAGCTGCCGTATA GCACATACCGTTGGGTCCCCGGCTGCATCAGCCAGTGCAGCATTCCCCCCGGAGCTCTCCGAGTGGGCTCGGACGCGGACGGGGCCGAGATCTACGCCGGCCGCTGCCACCACGAGGGCGACATCATACCTGCCAAGGTCATACCGTCGAAGAACGCCTGCTATATTTCTTATGGAGGCGAGGAGGTCTTCAAAGACCAGTTTGag CTGCTAGTCCCAGCCATGTTCTCGTGGCAGTTCTCGACCAACGGCGCGGTGCCTCCTGGCGCGGTGGTGGCCGGCACCACGGCTGACGGGGAGACGCTGTACTACGGACGGGTCACGCACGATGGCTGCACCACTCCTGGGAAG ATCCACCCGTCCCATGAAACCTGCTACTACCCCTTCGACGGAGAAGAGAGGAGCTCTTCTGAATACGAAGTCCTAGTTCTAATGT CATACAACTGGGTATCATTCAACGTGCGCACGGGCCGCCTACCCTCCGGGGCGCTCCGAGCCGGCAAGGACGCCGACGGCTCAGAGATCTACGCGGGCAGAGCGACACACGAGGGAGACTGCCTACCCGCTAAGGTCATCCCGTGCAAGAGTGCCGCGTACGTCTGTTACAGCGGCGAGGAGATCGTTAAGGAAGACGTTGAG GTGCTGGTCCCCTGCAAGTTCACCTGGGAGCCCAGCAGCGGGGGCGTGGTGCCTGCGCAGGCAATCCCCGCCGGCGCCACCGTCGCCGGAGAGACCCTGTACCTCGGCAGGACCACGCATGATGATGGAGTTGTTACTGTTGGGAAG GTGCACCCGTCTCACGGCTGCCTCTACTACCCCTACGACGGACAGGAGCGGAGGGCAGAGGACGAGT CTCTAATGCACAATTTTATATCGATTGGTATACTTAAAAGCCTACCAAAGTACTTCATATTATCTATCGTTATCACATTATCGGAATCCAAATTAGGTGCTGCACAGATAATCGTTCTCACAACTCTATCAGTCGAACTGAAATCTTTGTCAAAAATGGCTG CCGCATACGGATGGGTTCCCTTCAACGTCTACTCGCGGGT TGCGTTCCCGCAAGGCGCGGTCTCAGCGGGCGTGGACGCGGACGGCTCCGAGATCTACGTGGGGCGCGCCCAGCACGAGGGCGACCTGCTCACCGCCAAGGTCATCCCCGCCAAGAGTGCTGCTTACGTGTCCTTCAACGGCGCTGAGGTGTTCAAGGACGATGTGGAG CTCCTGGTAGCCGGCATGTTATCCTGGCAGCCGTGCGACAACGGCGCGGTGCCGCAGGGCGCCATCAGTGCCGGCACCACCGCCGACGGGGAGACGCTGTACGTGGGCAGGGTGCTGCATGATGGCTGCATCACGCCTGGGAAG GTTCACCAATCGCACGGCTGCGTGTACTACCCGTTCAACGGAGAGGAAATGAGCTCTAAGGAATACGAAGTGCTCGTGTACACATAA
- the LOC105384552 gene encoding glutathione S-transferase 1, isoform D-like (The RefSeq protein has 3 substitutions compared to this genomic sequence), which yields MAIDLYLTPGSAPCRLVLLTAAALNIQLNLNHVDLRAGEQFSPDFLKLNPQHTVPTIVDQGFALWESRAISRYLVNKYGHGSTLYPEDPQSRALVDQRLDFDLGTLYPKFADYFYPQVFGSAPADPEKLKKLHEVLGFLDIFLGDEKYAAGSDLTIADLSLVATVSTIDAAGISLDDFPNIHRWFELVKSTAPDYENANGKGIKAFKELVAQLKAKTEL from the exons ATGGCGATAGACCTGTACCTGACGCCGGGGTCGGCCCCGTGCCGCCTCGTGCTGCTCACGGCCGCGGCTCTGAACATCCAGCTCAACCTGAACCATGTCGACCTGAGGGCTGGCGAGCAGTTTTCTCCCGACTTTTTGAAG TTGAACCCGCAACACACAGTACCAACAATAGTGGACCAAGGATTCGCCCTGTGGGAGTCCCGTGCCATCAGCCGTTACCTCGTCAACAAGTACGGTCATGGCAGTACCCTGTACCCTGAGGACCCACAGGCTAGGGCTTTGGTGGACCAGCGACTAGACTTTGACCTGGGAACACTGTATCCCAAGTTTGCGGACTACTTC TACCCCCAAGTATTTGGGTCAGCGCCAGCAGATCCAGAGAAACTGAAGAAGCTCCATGAAGTGTTGGGATTCCTCGACATATTCCTCGGAGATGAGAAGTATGCCGCTGGCACTGACCTCACCATAGCTGACCTCAGCCTCGTGGCCACAGTGTCCACCATTGAGGCTGCCGGCATCAGCTTGGATGATTTTCCTAATATTCacag GTGGTTCGAGTTGGTCAAATCTACTGCACCTGATTATGAAAACGCGAACGGAAAAGGTATCAAAGCATTTAAAGAATTAGTTGCACAGTTGAAGGCTAAAACTGagttgtaa
- the LOC105384552 gene encoding glutathione S-transferase 1 isoform X1, translated as MAIDLYLTPGSAPCRLVLLTAAALNIQLNLNHVDLRAGEQFSPDFLKLNPQHTVPTIVDQGFALWESRAISRYLVNKYGHGSTLYPEDPQARALVDQRLDFDLGTLYPKFADYFYPQVFGSAPADPEKLKKLHEVLGFLDIFLGDEKYAAGTDLTIADLSLVATVSTIEAAGISLDDFPNIHRWFELVKSTAPDYENANGKGIKAFKELVAQLKAKTEL; from the exons ATGGCGATAGACCTGTACCTGACGCCGGGGTCGGCCCCGTGCCGCCTCGTGCTGCTCACGGCCGCGGCTCTGAACATCCAGCTCAACCTGAACCATGTCGACCTGAGGGCTGGCGAGCAGTTTTCTCCCGACTTTTTGAAG TTGAACCCGCAACACACAGTACCAACAATAGTGGACCAAGGATTCGCCCTGTGGGAGTCCCGTGCCATCAGCCGTTACCTCGTCAACAAGTACGGTCATGGCAGTACCCTGTACCCTGAGGACCCACAGGCTAGGGCTTTGGTGGACCAGCGACTAGACTTTGACCTGGGAACACTGTATCCCAAGTTTGCGGACTACTTC TACCCCCAAGTATTTGGGTCAGCGCCAGCAGATCCAGAGAAACTGAAGAAGCTCCATGAAGTGTTGGGATTCCTCGACATATTCCTCGGAGATGAGAAGTATGCCGCTGGCACTGACCTCACCATAGCTGACCTCAGCCTCGTGGCCACAGTGTCCACCATTGAGGCTGCCGGCATCAGCTTGGATGATTTTCCTAATATTCacag GTGGTTCGAGTTGGTCAAATCTACTGCACCTGATTATGAAAACGCGAACGGAAAAGGTATCAAAGCATTTAAAGAATTAGTTGCACAGTTGAAGGCTAAAACTGagttgtaa
- the LOC105384553 gene encoding glutathione S-transferase 1-1 yields the protein MEIKQLSEEPSPSVVQQEPRQLHVSTLPIYPSTKLTMPDLYYVPGSAPCRAVLLTAKALNLNLNLKLVDLHHGEQMKPEYLKLNPQHTVPTLVDDGLAIAESRAILTYLVNKYGKGSTLYPEDPKARAIVDQRLYFDIGTLYQRFGDYFYPQLFGGAPEDKEKLAKVDEALKFLDTFLEGQKYVAGNNLTVADLSLVASVSSFEAANIDFLKYGNVKRWYETVKATAPGYEEANGKGLEAFKGLVNSIMKK from the exons ATGgaaataaaacagttgagcGAAGAGCCGTCACCGTCAGTCGTCCAGCAAGAGCCGCGCCAGCTCCACGTCTCCACACTCCCCATTTATCCTTCAACTAAACT CACAATGCCAGACCTGTACTACGTGCCCGGGTCAGCGCCGTGCCGCGCCGTGCTCCTCACAGCCAAGGCCCTCAACCTCAACCTGAACCTCAAGCTGGTAGACCTCCACCATGGAGAGCAGATGAAGCCGGAGTACTTGAAG CTCAACCCTCAACACACGGTCCCCACGCTGGTCGACGACGGCCTGGCCATAGCAGAGTCCAGGGCCATCCTCACATACCTCGTCAACAAATACGGCAAGGGAAGCACACTCTACCCAGAAGACCCTAAAGCCAGGGCCATAGTAGACCAGAGACTGTACTTCGACATCGGAACTCTGTACCAAAGATTCGGAGACTACTTT TACCCGCAGCTGTTCGGAGGCGCTCCCGAGGACAAGGAGAAGTTAGCCAAGGTAGACGAGGCCCTGAAGTTCCTGGACACCTTCCTTGAGGGACAGAAGTACGTTGCCGGCAACAACCTGACTGTGGCCGACCTCAGTCTCGTCGCCAGCGTGTCCAGCTTCGAAGCCGCCAACATTGACTTCTTGAAGTACGGGAATGTTAAAAG ATGGTACGAGACGGTTAAGGCGACAGCTCCCGGATACGAAGAGGCTAATGGCAAGGGCCTGGAGGCTTTCAAGGGCCTTGTCAACAGCATCATGAAgaagtaa